Below is a genomic region from Verrucomicrobiales bacterium.
CATTGGCAGTCCTGATGGAACGTTTGTGAACCCATGATGCCACCTCAGTGGCGAACCACCGCTCCGGGGCTCGGGGGCGATTCAACGTGAATGAACAGGCATGAAGGAGAAAGCGCCCAGCGCTAGCGGCAGCCACCAGCAATCAACAACATGGGTGATGCTGGTGGCATGGGTGGCGCTAGGCATGAGCTGCGGAGGGGCCTCCACGCTCTCAGCCGCGCCGGCAGCCGGAGGTCCAACCGCGGTGCATTGGGCCTATCAGCCGCTCTCCGCCTCTTCACCTTCCCCTCCTCTGTCTTCGCCCCGAGCCTCGAAACGCAATAGCATCGTCGATCTGTTCGTGCGCCAGCGACTCGAGCGACACGGCATCACCGCGTCGACGGAAGCGCCTCCGCACACCTTGATTCGGCGGCTGTTTGCCGACCTGCTGGGATTGCCTCCCACTCGGGAGCAGGTTCGCGCTTTCGCAAGCGACTACGCCGCGCAGCCAGAGGCGGCCTGGAGCCGCCTAGTCGAGCACTGCCTGGCATCACCCCATTTCGGGGAGCGCTGGGGACGGCACTGGCTCGACCAGGCGCGGTACGCCGACAGTGACGGGTATGAAAAGGACAGCCCGCGCCCCGACGCCTGGAGATATCGCGAGTGGGTGATCGACTCCATCAACCGCGACCAGCCCTTCGATCAGTTTACCCTCGAGCAACTCGCGGGCGACCTACTACCGAATGCCACGCCGGACCAAAGGCTGGCCACCGCCTTCCATCGCCAAACGTTGACGAATCGGGAAGGCGGGGTGGAGCAGGAACAGTATCGGGTGGAGGCCGTGTTCGACCGCGTTGAGACGACGGCCACCGTCTGGCTTGGAATGACCCTGGGTTGCGCCCGCTGCCACGATCACAAGTATGAACGTCTGTCCCAAAAGGAGTACTTCCAGCTCTACGCGTTCTTCGACAACGCCGACGAGGCCAACGCCCGGGTTGGCCAATCCAGAAAGGCGTTGGAAGCTTACAACGCCGCCCACCCGAATACAGCGCAGGACATCCTGACGGCAGAGAGGCGGCTTGAGCAGGAACGTGCCGCCCTCGCCAAAGGCTTCGCCGCCTGGGAAGCGAATACTCTGGCGACACTCAGGGCGCTGGAAGGCGTAGAAGCCAAACCCACGGTCTTGACTCAGATGCAGCTGTCGAGCCCGGCGGGAGTAAGCTTTGACTCGGCGGCCGATGGCAGTTGGTCGGTGGCCGCCACGAATTCCAGCCCTGTGTCCTGGTCGGCCAGCGGAACCATTCCGCGAGGCCTAGCCTATGGCGTCCGTGTTGAAGTGTTCCCGGAGCCGAACCGCGGAACTCCGATCCCGGACGACACCAAGGCCGGGTCTCAGCGCCTGTTGTTTACCGATCTGCAACTGGAAGTTGGCGGCAAGTCCCAGCAGCTTCACAGCCCCAAGGCCGATTTCGAGGCCAAGGAGGGGGTTGTGGCAAACCTGCTCGATGGAAAGGATGAGACCGGCTGGTCGGTGGCACCTCGTTTCGATGAACCGCACCACGCGACCTTCTACCTGCCCCGACCGATCGTGAGCGACGGAAACGTATCCATCCGGTTTACTCTCAAAAAAGGATCCCGCCAATCACCGGGTTGGCTCGGTCGGTTTCGACTCAACATTGTCACCAATCAGACGGAGGACAGTGTGGCGCCTCCAGATGTACGCCGATTGGCCCGCATCGGCATCGAAAAATGGACGGAGCCTGACCGCGAACGGCTCTTCGACTGGCTGATCGATGAGAACCCCACCGCTCGAGCCGCACGGGACGCGCTTCAGCACATCGAACGTGGCGCGCAGGCACCGCTCATGTCGGCCAGGGTTTTGGCGGAGCGCCCCGAGCCCCGTGACACGCGTCTGCTCCATCGTGGGGAATACCTCCATCCCCGGGATCCAGTGCAGCCCGATGTCCCTAAGATTCTACCTCCCTTACCGACCAACCCAAACCGCCGGCCCAACCGGCTGGACTTGGCTCGGTGGATCGTCAGCCCTACCAACCCGTTGACCGCCCGGGTCGCGGCCAACCAAATCTGGCTTCACCTCCTGGGAGACGGCCTGGTTCGAACTCCCGCCGACTTCGGAACCCGTGGCGAGCCCCCCTCGCATCCCGAACTGCTCGACGAACTGGCCGGCGAACTCATTCGCTCCGGCTGGAGCCGCAAGCATCTGATCCGCCAGATTGTTCACAGTCAGACGTACCGACAAAGTTCCCACCACCGTCCCGATCTCGAAGAACCTGACCCGCTTAATCGGCTGTTCGCGCGCCAAAACCGAGTGCGGGTCGAGGGCGAAATCGTGCGGGATTACCAACTCGCCATCAGCGGCCTCCTGCATCGAGGCATCGGCGGCCCCAGCGTCTACCCCGCCCTGCCCCCCGACGTCGCGGAAATCAGTTATGCCAACAACTTCAAGTGGCCCGAAAGCAAAGGCGCTGATCGATATCGTCGGGGCATGTACACGTTCTTCAAACGGACCGCGCCGCACCCGGATCTCGTGATGTTTGATTGCCCCGATGCCAACCTCACCCAGGTTCGTCGGAATATCTCCAACACTCCCTTGCAGGCGCTGACGCTGTTGAACGGACAGACCTTCACCGAAGCGGCGCTGCAGTTCGCGCGCAGGCTGATGGCTGCTCCGGGACTCAGCGACGCGGAGCGATTGACCGAGGCGTTCGAAACCTGCGTTGCCCGCGGGCCTGCGGAGCACGAGACCGCCGCCTTGCTGAAACTGCTCGCGGATTCCCGATCCTACTATCAAGCCCATCCCCAGGATGCTGCGTTGCTGACATCCGACCCGAACGAGCGGTCTCAGGAGATGGCTTCCTGGATGGCCACCGTCCGCGTCCTGTTGAACACCGACGAACTGCTCACTCGCGACTAGGAGGAACTGGCCATGCATCCTACCGACGAAACCATCCTCCAGACCCGCCGGGACTTCTTCACCACCACCGCCAGCGGCCTCGGCTTCTTGGCGCTCAACAGCCTCCTGGCCGCGGCGCAAAGTCCCTCCCGCTCTCCGGGGTTCCAGGCCGACCCAATGTCGGCCAAGCCGCCACATTTCGCACCTCGAGCTAAAAGCTGCATCTTCATCTTCATGGAGGGGGCTCCCTCCCAATTGGATCTCTTCGATCCGAAGCCAAAGCTCAATGAACTGCACGGCCAGAGCCTGCCGGAATCTCTTGTCCAGAACGCGCGTTTCGCCTTCATTCGCAAGGACACCGCGCGGCTGATGGGTTCGAAACGAGTGTTCGCCCGGCATGGACAATCGGGAATGGAGTTCAGCGACCTGCTGCCCCACCTATCCCAGTGTGCGGATGATCTGCTCATGGTCCGTTCGATGCACACGGATCAGTTCAACCATCATCCCGCTCAACTCTTGCTGCACAGCGGACGGGCGCAGTTCGGCCTTCCCACCGCCGGAGCGTGGCTCACCTATGGGCTTGGCTCGGAGTCGCGCAATCTGCCCGGTTACGTGGTGCTTTCCGCGGGACGCGGAACCAGCGGCGGCGCGTCTCTCTGGCAGAGCGGCTTTCTGCCCTCGGTATTCGCGGGAGTGCCGTTCCGAACCCAAGGCGAGCCAGTGCTGAACCTGCGTAATCCTCCCGGTCTCCCGGTGGAACTCCAACGAAACGGTTTAGATGCCCTGGCACAGCTCAATGACGCTCGCTGGCGCGAAGCTCGAGATCCCGAGATCGCCTCTCGCATCGCGGCCTACGAGCTGGCATTTCGCATGCAATCTGCCGCCCCCGAACTTATCGACTTGTCGGGGGAGGATGCGCGTACATTGGCCATGTATGGCGTCGACCGAGAGGATCCCAAGATCAAGGCGGACCGCGGGGGAGGCGCCGGCCAGTATCGACGCTATGCCGCGAATTGCCTGCTGGCGCGTCGTCTGGTGGAACGAGGCGTTCGGTTCGTCAACGTGATCCACGCGTCCTGGGATCACCATTCCAACCTCGAAAACGAGCTGACCTTCAACGCCGGCATGTCCGACCAACCCGTCGCGGCGTTGATCCAAGACTTAAAGCAGCGCGGACTTCTTGATGAAACGCTGGTGGTCTGGTGTGGCGAGTTTGGACGCACGCCACTAGGCGAGAACCGTGCGGGCAATACCAGCAGTGTCACCGGCCGCGATCACCATCCCAACGCGTTCACCATTCTTTTAGCCGGGGGTGGCATTCGTGGCGGCCAAATCGTGGGAGAAACCGATGAGATCGGATGGAACATCGTCCGCGATCCGATTCACATCAACGACCTTCACGCGACCATGCTGCATCTTTTCGGCTTGGATCACTTGCGTCTCACTCATCGCTTCCAAGGCCGCGACTTCCGGCTGACAGATGTGGCCGGAGAAGTCCAACACCGATGGATCGGGTAGGTGGCGTCCCGCCCATCGCACGCCTCGAAACGGGTGTGATTGAATGTCGGCGAACAACCTAAGGACGGCGTGAATAAGGTCGGGCGGAACTCCGTTGAGCCCAGAAGAGCTCCAGGTCACGGAGCACCGGGAAGACTACCCCCGATGAGGGCCTCACCGCAGGTCATCGACTAGTGCGTCTCGCCGCACCTCCCCCACCCCTCCAAACCCCAGCCGCGACAAAAGACTTGCCCCCGGGGACTGCTCCGTCTGTGATTTGGTCCTTCCTTGGTCGGCTCTGGGGTTGACTCAGTCAGGCGAATCGCAGCGATCGAGGCCACGAAGAAACAAACGAACGGACGCCCATGAATAAGCACCTCAGTTGGGTTCTATTGCTGTCCCTCAGCGGATCTGCACCCATCGCTTCAGCTCAGAGCCAGGATGAATTACAGCGGCTGCGCCAGCAGCTCGAAAAGATGCAATCCGAATTCGAGCGGCAACAACAGCTTCAACGAGAGCAGATCGACGCTTTGAAACGCCAGATCGAGGCGTTAGGTTCGAAGCCCGCTTTGCCGGCCTCCGTCTCTCCCCCCGCCAACTCCACGTCCCAACCAAAGCCCGCAACTCCTGCTTCCGAGGCCCCCGCCCCTCAGTCTGCACCTTGGAAGCCGTCAGACCCGATTCGACTTCAAAAAGGAAATGCCTACCTGGATCTGGGACTGGTGGGAACCATGGCGGTCGGCGGATCAACGGCCGACGATATCGAAGGTGGCTTGCAATTGGGTGCCCACGACCCGCGCGTCCGCGGGTTTACTCTCCAAGGCCTGGAGGCCTCCTTCACCGGCGCGGTGGATCCCTACTTTCGAGCGGCCAGCGGCATCTTGTTTCAGATCGACTCGGAGGGTGAGTCTTCCCTGGAAGTCGAGGAAGCCTACCTGGAGACGCTCTCCTTGCCCGCCAACCTAACCTTGCGCGCCGGACAGTTCTTCAGCGAGTTCGGCCGACACAACTCCACGCACCCCCACACCTGGACCTCCGTCGACAGCCCCCTCGTGAGCGGCCGATTTTTGGGAGGGGACGGGTTGCGCAACCTGGGTGCCAAGCTGTCTTGGCTAGCCCCCACCCCCTTCTTCACCGAGCTCAGCCTCGGAGTCCAGAACAGCCACGGCGAAACCGCGGCCAGCTTTCGCAACAGCTTCGAAGGAGAGGCTTACTTCCATCGGCTCCACGACCCCGGCAGCTTGTCTACGATCGGGGATCTGCTCTTCACCCCACGGCTGGCCAGTTCCTTCAACCTCACCGATCAGCAAACACTGCTCGTGGGACTCTCCGGGGCTTTTGGTCCCAACGCGTCCGGGAGAGACACCGACACTCAAATCTATGGCGCCGATATGTATTGGAAGTGGAAGCCGGCGGATGCCAACGGCGGATTTCCCTTTGTCAGCTGGCAATCGGAAATCATGCTGCGCCGCTACCAGGCGGGCGCTTTCGACTGGGACCTCGATGGTGATAGCGCCCTGAACCCGGATGGAAGTGAGCTGGATGGCAATTCCGACGGGACACCGGATCTGCTGTCGCGGGAGACGCTCACGGATTACGGATTCTATACCCAGATCGCCTATGGTTTTCGCCGAGGTTGGGTAGCTGCTCTCCGGGGAGACTATGTCGACCGAAAGCATCTCGCACTCTACGAGTCGCTCTATGGCAGCGATCAGGAACGGGAAGGCCGATGGCGGATCGCCCCCAACCTGACTTGGTATCCCAGCGAATACTCCAAAATACGGCTGCAATACAATTACGACCAACGCCGAGATATCGGTACAGACCATTCGGTATGGATGCAGTTCGAGTTCTCCTTGGGGGCCCATCCCGCCCACAAGTTTTAGGTCGCATCCGTCGTCTCGATGCTGCTTTGATCTCTGGAGATGAATCGATCGCACCACCTACGCGTGTGCCTGCTCCTGGTCTGTTTCGGCCACCTGACTGTGGCCATCGCTGCTTCACGGCTTAACGTGATCGCCACCACGCCGGACATCGCCGCGATCACCCGCGTCGTAGGGGGAGATCAGGTTGACGTGACGGCGTTGGCTCGGCCGACCGAGGATGTGCACTTCGTCGATCCCAAACCCAGCTTCATCGTCAAACTGAACCGAGCCGATGTGTTGATCGAGGGCGGAGCCGAGCTGGAATCGGCTTGGTTGGGATCGTTGCTCGAGGGCGCTCGCAATCCCAAGCTCGCCCTGGGAGCCCCTGGCCGCATCCGCTGTAACGTCGGCATCGCGATGAGGGAGGTCCCGTTGCAAGCCGATCGCTCGCAAGGAGACATCCACGCTGCGGGCAATCCCCACTTCCTGATCGCCCCAACTAATGCCCGACAGGTGGCGCACAACATCGGTCAGGGATTGGCTCAGCTGCTGCCGGACCAGCGGACCGCTATCGAGCAACGGGTCGGCCAGTTCCAGGCCCAGCTCGATGCAAAGCTCAAAGAGTGGAAAGCCACCCTCGCTCCCTTCGCAGGACAGCCAGTGGTGGCGTATCACAACTCGTGGCCATACTTCGGGGCGGAGTTCGGACTCCAGTTTGATCTCTTCCTGGAACCCAAGCCCGGCATCCCTCCCTCCTCAGCTCACCTCGCCGGCCTGATTACCGCCATGCGGGAGCGAAAGGTTCAGGTGATCTTCCAGGACCCTTACGTAAGCCGCAAAGCCGCCGAGACCGTCGCCCAGAACACCGGCGCCAAGATTGTCCCAGTCTCTCAGTTTCCCGGCGGAGTCAAGGGAACCGAGGGCGGCTACATCGAGCTGCTGGATTACCTGGTCTCCGCGCTGGCCAAGGCATTTTCCACTCAGCCCTAACCCGCCTGCCATGGACATTGTCTGGACACTCATGAAATGGCCGGCCATCGCCTGCCTGGTGCTGCCAGGGCTGTTGGTCTACCTGGGGCTCCACATTGTTCGACGAGGTGTCATCTTCGTCGATCTGGCCCTAGCCCAGGTCGCCACGCTCGGAACCTGTGTCTGCCTCATGCTCGGCCACGACATCCACGATGTCCATACGTTCTATTGGTCGGTGGCATTCACTCTCGGAGGAGCCTTTCTCTTCGCGTTTACCCGCACTCGCCACGAAACGCGAGTGCCACAGGAGGCGCTGATCGGCGTGGTCTACGTGGTGGCGGCGGCGGCGGCCATTGTGTTCCTGAGCCGAACGCCGGAGGGCAATGAAGAGCTGAAACGCACGCTGGTCGGCGACATTCTGACGGTGAACTCCGGCGAGATCTTGAAGACCATTGGACTGTTTGCAGTGATAGCCGTCGTTCATCTGATCTTCCGCAAGCGCTTTCTGCAAATTTCGTTTCACCCGGAGCAGACCGAGACGCTGACCTGGTCCATTCGATGGTGGGACTTTCTCTTCTATGCGCTGTTCGGTGCGGCCGTGACCAGCTTCGTCCAAATCGGAGGGGTTCTCTTGGTCTTTTCTTACCTGATCGTTCCCGCTCTGTGCGGCAACCTGCTCGCGCGTTCTCTGGGATGGATGCTCGCCACAGGTTGGGCCATCGCTGTCCTGGGTGGAGCCGGCGGTCTGTTCGCATCCTACCAGCTGGACCTCCCAGCTGGCGCCGCCATCGTCTGCACCCTAGGCTTGCTCTTGATCGTGACCTTCGTCGTCAGTTTGGGGCGACGGCCGGGGCTCGACGTCCGTCGCTGAGGCGATCATGACCACGAACTCCCCCTTACGCGGACGCTGACGCCACTGCTCCGCGAGCTGCGCGGGGGTTCCCCGCAAAAACTCCTCGTGCCGTTTCGTCAACTCGCGAGCCAGTACCACAGAGCGATCCGGATAGAGGTCAACCAGTTCCCCCAACAGTTTCTCCACCCGATAAGGCGACTCATACAGGACCACAGTGCCGGGAACCAACCGCAAAGACTCCAGACGCTTCCGCCGCTGGCCGGACTTGTGCGGCAAGAAGCCAACGAAGTGGAATTCGTCGGTCGGCAGCCCACTGGCGGTCAACCCGGCGACCAAGGCGCAGGCTCCCGGAACGCTTTCTACCCGCAATCCTGCTTCCAGGACGGCCCGGACCAGTCGTTCACCCGGGTCGCTAATCCCCGGACTCCCCGCGTCGCTCACCACGGCCACCTTGCCGCCACCGCGCAAAATTTGGATCAGTTCTTCGCTCCGTCGACGCTCGTTGAACTCAAAGCAGCTCAACAGGCGCTTGGAGATTCCAAAATAGCTCAGGAGCTGTCCGGTCCGTCGGGTGTCCTCCGCCGCCACGACATCGCACTCGGCCAAGGTGCGCAGCGCGCGCAACGTAACGTCCTCGAGATTGCCGATGGGCGTCGCCACGAGATACAGAGTGCCCGGGGTCAACGGAGGCAAGTCGGGACGGGTGGCGATGGCGTTCAGGTCCATGTTCAGTTCGAAATACAAGTGTGGCGTTTCGCCAAGCCAAAGCCTAGCGCCATTTCATGACGCCCAGCACGTTGGAATAGTCATCGGTCCAAACCCGGGTCTTGGCCACCTCCGCCAAGGGCTTCCAACGCTCGTCGTTCTTCAGCCGGCTCAGGTCGGTGCCGGGGCGCACCAGCACGGCCCAATGTGAAGGCTCTTTACCGATGTCCTTTTCCTCAAAAGGATCTTCGAAATGATACCCGATCAGTCCGGCATCGGCGGCGAGCGCCGCAACGACTGGAGTCAGTTCGAGATAGCGATTGGAGATATTGATGGCCAGGACGCCGCGAGGCGCCAGCTTAGCCAGGTACAGGGCCAAGGCTTCACGGGTCAACAGGTGGAGCGGAATCGAGTCCGAGGTGAAGGCATCCATGATGATCAGGCCATACTCGCCATCGACCGCCTCGCGTAGCCGCAATCGAGCGTCCCCGGGGATGACCCGGATCTGAGCCAATGAACATCCGTTGAGGAACCGAAAGAGATTAGTGTCCTGGGCAATGCGGATCACCGCCGGATCGATCTCATAATAATCCCACTGTTCTCCGGGCATCGCATGCCCGGCAATGGCTCCGCAGCCCAGGCCGGTAACCGCCACTCTTGGGCCCAGGTTCAATGACTCATGCAGCCTGAAGACCCGCCCCAATGGTCCGGACCGATGAAAATACGTCAGCGGCTCGCAGCCCCAGTCCGGTTGCACGCGCTGGCGCCCGTGAATGGTGTTCCCATGCACCAACCGATGCGAGTAGCCACCCGGATCCAGGGTCACCCGCGAAACTCCGAAGAAGTTGCGCTCCGTGTAAAGCGCCCGCCCGTGAAGACTAGGCATCGAGGCCGAGCAGAGGAGAACGGCCCCGATGCTCAAGGCGAACCGCAGCGAGCGGTCAGCCGCCGCCATGCTGACCACCATCCCGACGGCAAATAGCAGGATCCGCCGGGGATAAGGATCGAGCATCGGACTGCGTTCGGTCCAAGCGATCAAGCCACCCAGCACAGCCGCGATGGCGAGCGGAAAAGCCCAATCGATGGTTCGCGTTCGGGTCGGTATGGGGAGGGGCTGTGAGTCCCGCTTGGCATCCACGCGAAACAGGCAGGACAGCACGATCGCCAGCGGATACTCCACAATCCCGCTAAAGATCACCGGAGCCAGCAATGCGTTAAACAGCCCGCCCACCACCCCCCCTACGGACATCCACAGATAAAACTCCGTCAGCGATTCCGTCCCGGGCCGGTCATCCGCCAATCGGCTGTGGCAGAGGAGCGCGGCCATGAAAAAGAACACCAGGTGAAGCCCTAAAATGATCAGGATGGGATGCGTGGCTTCGGTGAAAATCTGAAACATCAGGCCCACCACCGCAAAAGGAAGGAGGCTGCTCATGCGCCGAACGGACAACAGCCGTCGCTGCGCAAAGGCGAAGATAAACGTGGTCAGATACAGAGCCAAAGGGAGGATCCCCAACAGAGGTATGCTGGCCACCTCGGTGGTGGTGAAGGTGGTGAGACCCAGCATCAGGCTCGAAGGAACCGCCGCCATGGCGACCCAGGACAGGCGCCGTCGCCAGCTCAATCCCGGAGCAACGGCGTCCCGCCGACCCGCGGCATCCGGATTCGCTTCCGCAGACTCACGACGCATCCATCCGCTGCGCCAGGCACACAGTCCGATCAACGGAATTAAGGCCACGTATCCAACCGCCCACGCCTGGCTCGCCATCCGGAGGGTAAAATAGGGTTCAACCAAGACCGGAAAGGCGAAGAGCGCCACAAAACTGCCCAGGTTGCTGGCCACGCTGAGGTAGTACGGATCCTTCGCGGTCTGATGCCCGCTCTCCGAGAACCACCGCTGCAGCAAGGGACTCGTGCTGGACAAAATAAAGAACGGCAGCCCAACGACGCGGAGAAGAGTGACGAGCAGATGCCAGGCCTGGTGCTCCACGGTCATGTCCGCCGTGATCCGAACCCGCTCGAGCCCCAGAGGCAAAAACGCCAGCGCCGCGATCAGCAGCGCCGCATGGATTGCCAGGCGGGTCCATGGCCCGAACCAGCGCGACACCAAATGCGCGTAAGCATACCCAGCCAGGAGCATGCCTTGAAAGAACAGCAAAGCGGTTTGCCAGACGGCCGGAGCTCCGCCAAACACCGGCAGGAACATTTTCCCCATCAGGGGCTGCACGAAGAACAGCAGCAGAGCGCTGAGAAACAAGGTGGCACCAAACAATCCGATCATAACAAGAAAAACTAAACGCCCATCAGTGCGTGCCCAGGGCTTCGATCATGCGCGCCACCAGCGCGGTCCAGCCCGTCTGATGATTGGCCCCTAACCCGCGACCAGTGTCCGCATGAAAGTATTCATGGAAGAGGACCAATTCCTTCCAATGGGGATCGTCGGAATATGCCGATTCCTCCCCATGGCAAGGACGTCGTCCGGACGCGTCCGGAAGAAACAACCGAGTGATCCGACGGTGAAGCTCCGTAGCCACCTCCTGCAGATTCATGAACTTGCCGGAGCCCACCGGACACTCCACTCGCAACTCGTCGCCATAGAAATGATGATAGCGCTCCAGCGCTTCAATGATCAAGTAGTTCACCGGAATCCAAATCGGCCCGCGCCAGTTGGAGTTGCCACCGAAAAGCCCCACGGTGGACTCCCCCGGGGAGTAGTCCACACGGAACTCCTGCCCCTCCGCGCGAAAGACATAAGGATGACTTTCGTGGATCTTCGATAAGGACCGAATCCCGAACGGAGAGAGAAATTCACGCTCATCCAACAGGTAGCGCAAGACGCGCTCGAGACGATGCCTCGACGGGATGGACAGGAGGTAGCGCCCGGCACGATCAGCGGTGGGAGGCTGATGGCTGATGTGACGTGCCAGCTTGCGCTCATGCGCCAGGAACCATTTCATGCGCTTGCTAAAGCCCGGGAGGTTGACGAGCACCGATTCCTCCAGCAGCTCGCAGGCAAACAACGGGATCAGTCCCACCATGGAGCGAATTTTCAATGGAATCACCCGACCCTCGACATGAATCTGATCGTAGTAGAAACCGTCCTCCTCATCCCACAGCCCGGAGCCGCCAAGCGTGTTGATCGCATTGGTGATCGCCACGAAATGTTCGAAGAACTTGGACGCCATGTCCTCATATTCCGGCGCCCGCTCGGCCAGCTTGAGCGCGATGGAAAGCATCGTTCCACAGTAGAACGCCATCCAGGCAGTTCCATCCGCTTGCTCCAAGTGTCCTCCGGTGGGCAGCGGTTTGGATCGGTCGAAGACACCCACGTTATCCAGCCCCAAAAATCCGCCCGCGAAAATGTTCCGTCCCGACACGTCCTTCCGATTCACCCACCAGGTAAAGTTGATCAGGAGCTTTTGGAACACTCGGGCCAGGAAGTCCCGGTCCCGCTCGCCGCGCCGACCACAGATCTTGTAAAGCCGCCAGGCAGCCCACGCCTGCACCGGGGGGTTCACATCGCCAAAGGCGAATTCGTAAGCGGGAAGCTGCCCGTTGGGATGCATGTACCATTCGCGCAGAAAGAGCAGGATTTGGGACTTTGCAAAATCCGGATCGACTCGCGCCATGGCGACGACGTGAAACGCCAAATCCCAAGCCGCATACCATGGGTATTCCCACTTGTCCGGCATCGCGATCACATCGCGGTTAAACAGATGCTGCCAGTCGGCGTTCCGCCCCGCCAGCCGCTCCCGGGGCGGTGATGGCTGTGCTGGGTCCCCCTCCAGCCAGTCCTTGATCACATAGTGATAGAATTGCTTGGAGTGTAGCAGCCCGGCATAGGCTTGACGCCAAATTTTGAGCAGTTCCCCCGACACTCCCGCCGGCGCGATCGTTCGGTAGAAGTCGTCAGCCTCCTGGATGCGACGCGTAAAAATCTCCGCAAACGTGCCGTCGAGGCGCCCTGCTCCCCGCTCCGCGGAGGCCGATAGCCGCAGCCGCAGTTGCACGTGCTTGCCAGAACCAACGCTCAGTCGATACCAGACTGCTGCTTTGGTCCCCTGGCAGTCTGGATTCACAGCCTCCACGTCTCCGTGAACCACTCGGCGGTGAAAGGAGTCCTTCAGATAGGGACGGTCGGGCTTGGAACCAAACAGAACCTCCGGGTTCGTCTCGTTCTCCGTGAACATTAGCTCCGGAGCTCCCGTCTCCCCGGAGGAATCAAAGGCCCAGCAAAACTCGCCTAACGTGGGGTGCGTGGCCTGAACCATCCCCCGTCCGTCGCG
It encodes:
- a CDS encoding DUF1553 domain-containing protein, with the translated sequence MKEKAPSASGSHQQSTTWVMLVAWVALGMSCGGASTLSAAPAAGGPTAVHWAYQPLSASSPSPPLSSPRASKRNSIVDLFVRQRLERHGITASTEAPPHTLIRRLFADLLGLPPTREQVRAFASDYAAQPEAAWSRLVEHCLASPHFGERWGRHWLDQARYADSDGYEKDSPRPDAWRYREWVIDSINRDQPFDQFTLEQLAGDLLPNATPDQRLATAFHRQTLTNREGGVEQEQYRVEAVFDRVETTATVWLGMTLGCARCHDHKYERLSQKEYFQLYAFFDNADEANARVGQSRKALEAYNAAHPNTAQDILTAERRLEQERAALAKGFAAWEANTLATLRALEGVEAKPTVLTQMQLSSPAGVSFDSAADGSWSVAATNSSPVSWSASGTIPRGLAYGVRVEVFPEPNRGTPIPDDTKAGSQRLLFTDLQLEVGGKSQQLHSPKADFEAKEGVVANLLDGKDETGWSVAPRFDEPHHATFYLPRPIVSDGNVSIRFTLKKGSRQSPGWLGRFRLNIVTNQTEDSVAPPDVRRLARIGIEKWTEPDRERLFDWLIDENPTARAARDALQHIERGAQAPLMSARVLAERPEPRDTRLLHRGEYLHPRDPVQPDVPKILPPLPTNPNRRPNRLDLARWIVSPTNPLTARVAANQIWLHLLGDGLVRTPADFGTRGEPPSHPELLDELAGELIRSGWSRKHLIRQIVHSQTYRQSSHHRPDLEEPDPLNRLFARQNRVRVEGEIVRDYQLAISGLLHRGIGGPSVYPALPPDVAEISYANNFKWPESKGADRYRRGMYTFFKRTAPHPDLVMFDCPDANLTQVRRNISNTPLQALTLLNGQTFTEAALQFARRLMAAPGLSDAERLTEAFETCVARGPAEHETAALLKLLADSRSYYQAHPQDAALLTSDPNERSQEMASWMATVRVLLNTDELLTRD
- a CDS encoding DUF1501 domain-containing protein; this translates as MHPTDETILQTRRDFFTTTASGLGFLALNSLLAAAQSPSRSPGFQADPMSAKPPHFAPRAKSCIFIFMEGAPSQLDLFDPKPKLNELHGQSLPESLVQNARFAFIRKDTARLMGSKRVFARHGQSGMEFSDLLPHLSQCADDLLMVRSMHTDQFNHHPAQLLLHSGRAQFGLPTAGAWLTYGLGSESRNLPGYVVLSAGRGTSGGASLWQSGFLPSVFAGVPFRTQGEPVLNLRNPPGLPVELQRNGLDALAQLNDARWREARDPEIASRIAAYELAFRMQSAAPELIDLSGEDARTLAMYGVDREDPKIKADRGGGAGQYRRYAANCLLARRLVERGVRFVNVIHASWDHHSNLENELTFNAGMSDQPVAALIQDLKQRGLLDETLVVWCGEFGRTPLGENRAGNTSSVTGRDHHPNAFTILLAGGGIRGGQIVGETDEIGWNIVRDPIHINDLHATMLHLFGLDHLRLTHRFQGRDFRLTDVAGEVQHRWIG
- a CDS encoding zinc ABC transporter substrate-binding protein, with the translated sequence MNRSHHLRVCLLLVCFGHLTVAIAASRLNVIATTPDIAAITRVVGGDQVDVTALARPTEDVHFVDPKPSFIVKLNRADVLIEGGAELESAWLGSLLEGARNPKLALGAPGRIRCNVGIAMREVPLQADRSQGDIHAAGNPHFLIAPTNARQVAHNIGQGLAQLLPDQRTAIEQRVGQFQAQLDAKLKEWKATLAPFAGQPVVAYHNSWPYFGAEFGLQFDLFLEPKPGIPPSSAHLAGLITAMRERKVQVIFQDPYVSRKAAETVAQNTGAKIVPVSQFPGGVKGTEGGYIELLDYLVSALAKAFSTQP
- a CDS encoding metal ABC transporter permease; protein product: MDIVWTLMKWPAIACLVLPGLLVYLGLHIVRRGVIFVDLALAQVATLGTCVCLMLGHDIHDVHTFYWSVAFTLGGAFLFAFTRTRHETRVPQEALIGVVYVVAAAAAIVFLSRTPEGNEELKRTLVGDILTVNSGEILKTIGLFAVIAVVHLIFRKRFLQISFHPEQTETLTWSIRWWDFLFYALFGAAVTSFVQIGGVLLVFSYLIVPALCGNLLARSLGWMLATGWAIAVLGGAGGLFASYQLDLPAGAAIVCTLGLLLIVTFVVSLGRRPGLDVRR
- the rsmI gene encoding 16S rRNA (cytidine(1402)-2'-O)-methyltransferase gives rise to the protein MDLNAIATRPDLPPLTPGTLYLVATPIGNLEDVTLRALRTLAECDVVAAEDTRRTGQLLSYFGISKRLLSCFEFNERRRSEELIQILRGGGKVAVVSDAGSPGISDPGERLVRAVLEAGLRVESVPGACALVAGLTASGLPTDEFHFVGFLPHKSGQRRKRLESLRLVPGTVVLYESPYRVEKLLGELVDLYPDRSVVLARELTKRHEEFLRGTPAQLAEQWRQRPRKGEFVVMIASATDVEPRPSPQTDDEGHDQEQA